One Chaetodon trifascialis isolate fChaTrf1 chromosome 13, fChaTrf1.hap1, whole genome shotgun sequence DNA segment encodes these proteins:
- the LOC139341680 gene encoding early growth response protein 2b-like, whose amino-acid sequence MKPSHLQLRDTMTAKAVDEVSVSLSSIVESIPKDVYTAEGGLSSQASLVFKEEAVGEEEHEGKPGEDESGDLLLVEKSAPELLQQGKLAQYVDTLRTHPVAFTGKFSVDSRGAGGSWTPGEIINVVSADIATPGPLTVPQSPSTSPDIYAGGGGGDAADTGDGTMAHGQPDISHMYAPPHPHPHPHPAPSYSCSGDMYQDQSAGGYLATSTCGVSYHPAPSYSSVPKPTADGAALLSIMPDYGGFYQQSCQRDIQTAFPERKSLPYPLDSLRVPPPLTPLNTIRNFTLGAPSPAADGPMAAAFPSHQNLPLRPILRPRKYPNRPSKTPVHQRPYPCPAESCDRRFSRSDELSRHLRIHTGHKPFQCRICMRNFSRSDHLTTHIRTHTGEKPFSCDQCGRKFARSDERRRHMKIHLRQKEKKSSAS is encoded by the exons ATGAAACCGTCTCATCTCCAGCTCAGAGACACAATGACTGCTAAAGCAGTTGATGAAGTTTCCGTGTCTCTCAGCAGTATTGTAGAGAGTATTCCTAAAGATGTGTACACGGCGGAGGGGGGGCTGTCTTCTCAGGCGTCGCTTGTGTTTAAAGAGGAGGCTGTAGGGGAGGAAGAGCATGAAGGGAAACCCGGTGAGGATGAAAGCG GTGATCTCCTGCTGGTGGAGAAGAGCgcacctgagctgctgcagcagggcaAATTGGCGCAGTACGTGGACACTTTACGCACGCACCCTGTGGCGTTTACCGGAAAGTTCTCGGTGGACTCGAGAGGCGCGGGAGGATCTTGGACACCGGGGGAAATCATCAACGTGGTGAGCGCTGACATCGCCACCCCGGGGCCGCTCACGGTGCCTCAGTCTCCTTCAACATCCCCCGATATTtacgcaggaggaggaggaggagacgcgGCGGACACGGGGGACGGTACCATGGCGCACGGCCAGCCGGACATCAGCCACATGTACGCGCCCCCTCACCCTCATCCCCACCCTCACCCGGCCCCCTCCTACTCCTGTAGCGGGGACATGTACCAGGATCAGTCGGCAGGGGGCTACCTGGCGACGTCCACCTGCGGCGTGTCCTACCACCCGGCTCCGTCCTACAGCTCTGTGCCCAAACCGACTGCTGACGGCGCCGCGCTGCTGTCCATCATGCCTGACTACGGAGGCTTCTACCAGCAGAGCTGCCAGAGAGATATCCAGACGGCTTTCCCGGAGAGGAAATCCCTCCCGTACCCGTTAGACTCCCTCAGGGTCCCGCCGCCTCTCACGCCTCTCAACACCATCAGGAACTTTACGCTCGGTGCGCCCTCGCCGGCCGCCGATGGGCCGATGGCCGCCGCTTTCCCCAGCCACCAGAACCTCCCTCTCAGGCCGATCTTAAGACCCAGGAAGTACCCGAACCGACCGAGCAAGACCCCCGTCCATCAAAGGCCGTACCCGTGTCCGGCAGAGAGCTGCGACCGCAGGTTCTCCAGGTCGGACGAGCTGAGCCGGCACCTGCGCATCCACACCGGCCACAAACCCTTCCAGTGCCGCATCTGCATGAGGAACTTCAGCCGCAGCGACCACCTCACCACCCACATCCGCACGCACACCGGGGAGAAGCCCTTCTCCTGCGACCAGTGCGGGAGAAAGTTCGCCCGGAGCGACGAGCGGAGGAGGCACATGAAGATTCACCTCCggcagaaggagaagaagtcCTCCGCGTCCTAA
- the LOC139341554 gene encoding uncharacterized protein gives MKMAVFWPVTVLLLVVLGSAKAEDGDKPSYCLLGGKLTLDPAPTGSEPITSILWKYKSDLLAEWVENVVPLVYYKPFKGRATLDISTGRLEVTKMSEADLGLYTVEINNKVQGQRYLAKAIEKVPKPSVSIQPVECNPLSVKCTLSCDGDTSKAEPVTYSWKRGDGEWEKLERDMNIIKSETGHVETFSCRMKNPVSEEESDPKDNPLFLKDVGEAMETQGILNIVLTAQRWAAIRPAPRDQFLVVSFGGSSTLGAVSGLLPGVLSTGPFGPAGGGPPVCQGRGGPGGQCPLCSQSMMTPVGVDGRKGGIILNPQGVKRSLEEEEELEEEDKHSQVDLDSQEDELSTCNESTVTEPSFIDENLVFNETNRLPFFKHKKGGKKETKIPSRSKVAESEAAASPQRSRLPLRCQN, from the exons ATGAAGATGGCAGTTTTTTGGCCCGtgacagtgctgctgttggtggTTCTGGGCTCTGCTAAAGCCGAAGATGGTGATAAACCGTCTTACTGCCTGTTAGGCGGTAAGCTGACGTTGGACCCGGCGCCTACAGGCTCTGAACCTATCACCAGCATATTGTGGAAATACAAGAGCGATCTGCTGGCTGAGTGGGTGGAGAATGTGGTGCCACTGGTTTACTACAAACCATTTAAAGGCCGTGCAACCCTGGACATCAGTACCGGACGTTTGGAAGTCACGAAGATGAGTGAGGCTGATTTGGGTTTGTACACAGTGGAAATCAACAACAAGGTCCAGGGTCAGCGTTATTTGGCCAAAGCGATCGAGAAAGTGCCGAAGCCTTCAGTTTCGATCCAACCAGTGGAATGTAACCCTCTTTCGGTCAAGTGCACGCTGAGCTGTGATGGAGACACATCAAAGGCTGAGCCTGTCACCTACAGCTGGAAGAGGGGAGACGGAGAGTGGGAGAAACTGGAGAGGGACATGAACATCATCAAAAGTGAGACAGGACATGTTGAAACGTTCTCCTGCCGGATGAAGAATCCagtcagtgaggaggagagtgacCCCAAAGACAATCCGCTCTTCCTAAAGGACgtcggggaggccatggaaaCGCAAGGCATCTTAAATATAGTGCTCACGGCC cagcggtgggctgccatccgaccggcgcccagggaccagttccttgttgtctcctttg gggggtcGTCCACACTGGGAGCTGTCTCTGGTCTGCTGCCGGGGGTGCTGTCCACGGGTCCCTTCGGCCCAGCTGGTGGGGGTCCGCCGGTCTGTCAGGGTCGGGGGGGCCCGGGTGGCcagtgccccctgtgctcacagtccatGATGACTCCTGTCGGTGTGGACGGCCGCAAAGGTGGCATAATCCTCaatcctca AGGAGTGAAGCGaagcctggaggaggaggaggagctggaggaggaggacaagcaCAGCCAGGTTGACCTC GACTCTCAGGAGGACGAGCTGAGTACTTGTAACGAAAGCACGGTCACAGAGCCGTCTTTCATCGACGAGAACCTCGTCTTCAACGAGACCAACAGACTTCCCTTCTTCAAG CATAAGAAAGGCGGAAAGAAGGAGACGAAGATCCCTTCCAGGTCCAAAGTGGCAGAAAGCGAAGCTGCGGCGTCGCCTCAGAGGTCCAGACTGCCCCTCCGCTGCCAGAACTAA
- the adob gene encoding 2-aminoethanethiol (cysteamine) dioxygenase b has protein sequence MMPGDSDMTSIVQRIARQALVTYRNPPRVGEEPGKTFMDNHSKLKSLMTEVRAADLKLVPRRADDSSAGVPPLLPYHHGAPPVTYMHICETDHFSMGVFLLKSGASIPLHDHPGMHGMLKVMYGKVRISCFDRLERPAGSPQVAPPLPQAQMDALRRSVLRSTGEYTEESGPCVLSPDRDNLHQIDAVDGPTAFMDILAPPYDPDDGRDCHYFRVLTDGEAKTTEQKDEVWLMEISQPADFWCGGEPYPGPEVCF, from the coding sequence ATGATGCCAGGTGACAGCGACATGACCTCCATCGTCCAGAGAATAGCTCGACAGGCTCTCGTCACCTACAGAAACCCGCCCCGGGTCGGTGAGGAGCCCGGTAAAACCTTCATGGATAACCACAGTAAACTGAAGAGCCTGATGACGGAAGTGCGAGCGGCGGACCTGAAGCTCGTCCCGCGGAGAGCCGACGACAGCTCCGCCGGTGTTCCCCCTCTGCTCCCGTACCACCACGGCGCGCCCCCGGTCACCTACATGCATATCTGTGAGACGGATCATTTCAGTATGGGGGTGTTTTTGCTGAAAAGCGGCGCCTCCATCCCACTGCACGACCACCCGGGGATGCACGGCATGCTCAAAGTCATGTACGGCAAGGTCAGGATCAGCTGCTTCGACAGGCTGGAGCGGCCGGCCGGCAGCCCGCAGGTGGCGCCTCCGCTCCCGCAGGCCCAGATGGACGCTCTGCGGCGCTCCGTGCTTCGCTCCACCGGGGAGTACACGGAGGAGAGCGGCCCGTGTGTCCTCTCCCCTGACCGGGACAACCTCCACCAGATCGACGCCGTGGACGGCCCGACGGCGTTCATGGACATCCTGGCCCCGCCGTACGACCCGGACGACGGCAGAGACTGTCACTATTTCAGGGTCCTGACAGACGGGGAGGCTAAAACCACAGAGCAGAAGGACGAAGTCTGGCTCATGGAGATCTCACAGCCTGCGGATTTCTGGTGCGGAGGGGAGCCGTACCCAGGCCCGGAGGTCTGCTTCTGA
- the kif11 gene encoding kinesin-like protein KIF11, whose translation MASHNLSGVRRDEKGRNIQVVVRCRPFNTMERKSSHGVIDCEPNRKEVTVKTGGINDKASRKTYTFDMVFGPAAKQIEVYRSVVCPILDEVIMGYNCTVFAYGQTGTGKTFTMEGERSPNEQFTWEEDPLAGIIPRTLHQIFEKLSENGTEFSVKVSLLEIYNEELFDLLSPSEDVNERLQLFDDPRNKRGVVVKGLEEVTVHNKDEVYQILERGAAKRRTASTLMNAYSSRSHSVFSVTIHMKEITLDGEELVKIGKLNLVDLAGSENIGRSGAVDKRAREAGNINQSLLTLGRVITALVEKRPHVPYRESKLTRILQDSLGGRTKTSIIATVSPSSSNLEETLSTLEYASRAKNIMNKPEVNQKLTKRTLIKEYTEEIERLKRDLAATRDKNGVYLSAENYESMMGQIAAHDDHAAEFTDRIAAMEEELKKVTELFTDSQTRLEQCAVDLDEKQHRLEEACQDLQQTKEKLNQEEFICSELSSVQETLYSTAGQLLSTVDVSTSDVSGLHDKLDRKKKVEQHNRQIQLSFAQRMDGAFSNMQHRVQQQESKQHDMLSSYSQAIDGLLVMNQVALKGALTSMESFTGGVRQMVAEGVGRCQDRVQQQEALCAQDRESLLQLLDEHRQDMEEVLVSRTLMGLSAVQQLKDSLRATVETQRALADKVEAMKEVGTFFGGLVQELARLRLATVEGLSSLQAEHDKLEDEVRQAQERHQTGMKQTIQCLQDQLNLLSMEAQKDFTDLRSASKSLQKPLQTLQENISSGCITVEQQASARADLLSSSSSSLASSLRLTADESQQTLEEMTGCCSHIHGAVSGLVERDFQWSSRVQERAETQAQEHLSLMGLISTEAKTLHQNVEMRCTEQLRTAEEELSGRQEEVKGALMGVQNQTSLDRTVLDQQLAELRDHMEKSQQLVQSFLQEELQQDVPTGATPQRREFVYPRELVKSRSRCELLESLRRQQEELHAALEEEEELEEEDKHSQVDLDSQEDELSTCNESTVTEPSFIDENLVFNETNRLPFFKHKKGGKKETKIPSRSKVAESEAAASPQRSRLPLRCQN comes from the exons ATGGCTTCACACAACCTGAGCGGAGTGAGACGGGATGAAAAGGGGAGAAACATCCAGGTGGTTGTCAGATGCAG GCCTTTTAACACGATGGAACGCAAGTCGTCCCACGGGGTCATCGACTGCGAGCCAAACAGGAAGGAGGTGACGGTGAAGACGGGAGGGATAAACGACAAGGCGTCTCGAAAGACGTACACATTCGACATG gTTTTCGGTCCAGCTGCCAAGCAGATTGAAGTGTACCGGAGCGTCGTTTGCCCCATCCTGGATGAAGTCATCATGGGATACAACTGCACCGTTTTCGC TTACGGTCAGACGGGAACAGGAAAGACGTTCACCATGGAGGGCGAGAGGAGTCCAAACGAGCAGTTCACCTGGGAGGAG gacCCTCTGGCCGGCATCATCCCCAGAACGCTGCACCAGATCTTTGAGAAGCTCTCTGAGAACGGCACAGAGTTCTCAGTCAAAGTCTCCCTGCTGGAGATTTACAACGAGGAGCTGTTCGACCTGCTCAGCCCCAGCGAGGACGTCAACGAGCGGCTGCAGCTGTTCGACGACCCGCGGAACAAG CGAGGAGTGGTGGTGAAGGGTCTGGAGGAGGTGACGGTTCACAACAAAGACGAAGTTTATCAGATcctggagagaggagcagctaaGAGGAGGACGGCCTCCACGCTCATGAACGCCTACTCCAG TCGCTCCCACTCTGTGTTCTCGGTCACCATTCACATGAAGGAGATCACCCTGGATGGAGAGGAGCTGGTGAAGATCGGCAAACTCAACCTG GTGGATCTCGCCGGCAGCGAGAACATCGGCCGTTCGGGCGCGGTGGACAAACGAGCTCGCGAGGCCGGAAACATCAACCAGTCGCTGCTGACGCTGGGCAGAGTGATCACCGCGCTGGTGGAGAAAAGGCCTCACGTCCCGTACAG AGAGTCTAAGCTGACCAGAATCCTGCAGGACTCACTGGGAGGACGAACGAAGACCTCCATCATCGCCACCGTGTCGCCTTCCTCCAGCAACCTGGAG GAGACTCTGAGCACGCTGGAGTACGCCAGCAGAGCCAAGAACATCATGAACAAACCGGAGGTCAACCAGAAACTCACCAAGAGGACGCTCATTAAG GAATACACGGAGGAGATCGAGCGTCTGAAGCGCGACCTGGCCGCCACTCGAGACAAGAACGGAGTTTATCTGTCAGCAGAAAACTACGA gagcATGATGGGTCAGATCGCCGCCCACGATGACCATGCAGCCGAGTTCACCGACAGGATCGCTGCcatggaggaggagctgaagaag gtgacCGAGCTGTTCACGGACAGTCAGACCAGACTGGAGCAGTGTGCTGTGGACCTGGATGAGAAGCAGCACAG GCTGGAGGAGGCCTGTCAGGACCTGCAGCAGACCAAAGAGAAGCTGAACCAGGAGGAGTTCATCTGCTCGGAGCTCAGCTCGGTCCAGGAGACGCTGTACAGCACTGCAGGACAG CTGCTGAGCACTGTGGACGTCAGCACCAGTGACGTGTCGGGTCTCCATGACAAGCtggacaggaagaaaaag GTGGAGCAGCACAACAGGCAGATCCAGCTGAGTTTTGCTCAGAGGATGGACGGAGCGTTCAGCAACATGCAGCATCGCGTTCAGCAGCAGGAAAGCAAACAGCACGACATGCTGAGCAGCTACTCACAGGCCATCG ACGGTTTGCTCGTGATGAACCAGGTGGCGCTGAAGGGCGCTCTGACCTCCATGGAGTCCTTCACGGGTGGAGTCAGGCAGATGGTGGCCGAGGGCGTGGGCCGCTGTCAGgacagagtgcagcagcaggaggcgctGTGTGCGCAGGACAGGGagagcctgctgcagctgctg gacGAGCATCGGCAGGACATGGAGGAGGTCCTGGTGTCTCGGACTCTGATGGGTCTGTCAGCTGTCCAGCAGCTCAAAGACAGCCTGAGAGCCACGGTGGAGACGCAGCGAGCTCTGGCCGATAAG gtggAGGCCATGAAGGAGGTGGGCACGTTCTTCGGCGGCTTGGTTCAGGAGCTGGCCCGGCTGCGATTGGCCACCGTGGAGGGCCTGAGCTCCCTGCAGGCTGAACACGACAAGCTGGAGGACGAGGTCAGACAGGCGCAGGAGAGACACCAGACG GGTATGAAGCAGACCATCCAGTGCCTGCAGGACCAGCTCAACCTGCTCTCCATGGAGGCCCAGAAGGACTTCACTGATCTGCGCTCTGCCTCCAAATCCCTGCAGAAACCTCTGCAGACCCTGCAGGAGAACATCAGCAG CGGCTGCATCACAGTCGAGCAGCAGGCCTCGGCCCGGGCagacctcctctcctcctcctcctcctctctggcctcCTCCCTGCGTCTGACCGCTGACGAGAGCCAGCAGACGCTGGAGGAGATGACGGGCTGCTGCTCGCACATCCACGGCGCCGTGTCCG gtctggTCGAACGTGACTTCCAGTGGAGCTCCAGAGTCCAGGAGCGTGCAGAGACGCAAGCCCAGGAACATCTGTCCCTGATGGGGCTGATTTCCACTGAAGCTAAGACCCTCCATCAG AACGTCGAGATGCGCTGCACTGAACAGCTCCGCACAGCCGAGGAGGAGCTGTCCGGTcggcaggaggaggtgaagggggCTCTGATGGGCGTGCAGAACCAGACCTCCCTGGACAGGACCGTCCTGGACCAGCAGCTGGCTGAGCTCCGGGACCACATGGAGAAGAGCCAACAGCTGGTTCAAAGCTTCCTGcaggaagagctgcagcaggacgTTCCCACCG GTGCAACCCCTCAGCGTCGGGAGTTTGTGTATCCGAGGGAGCTGGTGAAGTCGCGGAGCCGCTGCGAGCTGCTGGAGAGCctgaggaggcagcaggaggagctgcacgctgccctggaggaggaggaggagctggaggaggaggacaagcaCAGCCAGGTTGACCTC GACTCTCAGGAGGACGAGCTGAGTACTTGTAACGAAAGCACGGTCACAGAGCCGTCTTTCATCGACGAGAACCTCGTCTTCAACGAGACCAACAGACTTCCCTTCTTCAAG CATAAGAAAGGCGGAAAGAAGGAGACGAAGATCCCTTCCAGGTCCAAAGTGGCAGAAAGCGAAGCTGCGGCGTCGCCTCAGAGGTCCAGACTGCCCCTCCGCTGCCAGAACTAA